In Janthinobacterium rivuli, a single genomic region encodes these proteins:
- a CDS encoding MFS transporter — translation MTIATTTPVLDAATDQMEQQVMRKVSRHLLGFLFLLFVFSFLDRINIGFAGLTMMQDLGLSGTQFGFATTLFYIAYIACSIPSNIVLARIGARKWIGSMMIAWGLASTATLFASGPASLYALRFLVGVTEAGFLPGMLLYLTYWFPSAYRARANALFMIAMPVTAAIGSALSGLILSLDGHWGLKGWQWLFLLEGMPSVFLGLAVYGYLDDSPNKANWLGKLEQQVLARMLAAEHKPAAVHIAPRQNTSVMAEMCSPTVLKFGVAYFCLVNTLAMVAVWTPLIVKSFNSNASNTQIGLLAAIPQVCTVIGMILWGRRSDRLQERRWHIVWPMLLSAFGWLFTAYSANPIMQLLGVCMASTGAYTAMSVFWTTPDRALSLGARAIGIAVINATGNIGSALNPVVVGWLKDITHSFATGLLYASVLLVAGAAIVLTLPIARSGKTYS, via the coding sequence ATGACCATCGCCACCACTACGCCCGTCCTCGACGCGGCCACCGACCAAATGGAACAGCAGGTGATGCGCAAGGTATCGCGCCATTTGCTGGGATTTTTGTTCCTGCTGTTCGTGTTTTCCTTTCTTGACCGCATCAATATCGGCTTCGCCGGACTGACCATGATGCAAGACCTGGGCCTGTCCGGCACCCAGTTCGGCTTTGCCACCACCCTGTTTTACATCGCCTACATCGCCTGCAGCATTCCCAGCAACATCGTGCTGGCCCGCATCGGCGCGCGTAAATGGATAGGCAGCATGATGATCGCCTGGGGTCTGGCCTCGACGGCGACCCTGTTCGCCAGCGGCCCGGCCAGCCTGTACGCGCTGCGCTTCCTGGTGGGTGTGACGGAGGCGGGCTTCTTGCCCGGTATGCTACTGTATCTGACCTACTGGTTTCCCAGCGCCTACCGGGCGCGCGCCAATGCCCTGTTCATGATCGCCATGCCCGTCACGGCCGCTATCGGTTCCGCTCTGTCGGGCCTGATCCTGAGCCTCGATGGCCACTGGGGCTTGAAGGGCTGGCAATGGCTGTTCTTGCTCGAAGGCATGCCATCCGTGTTCCTGGGCCTGGCCGTGTATGGCTACCTCGACGATTCTCCCAACAAGGCAAACTGGCTGGGCAAGCTGGAACAGCAGGTGCTGGCGCGCATGCTGGCGGCCGAGCACAAGCCGGCTGCAGTGCACATCGCTCCCCGGCAAAACACCTCGGTGATGGCGGAAATGTGCTCGCCCACGGTATTGAAATTCGGCGTCGCCTATTTTTGCCTGGTCAATACCCTGGCGATGGTGGCCGTGTGGACGCCGCTGATCGTGAAAAGTTTTAATAGCAACGCCAGCAACACGCAGATCGGCTTGCTGGCCGCCATTCCGCAAGTGTGCACCGTCATCGGCATGATCCTGTGGGGCCGCCGCTCGGACCGCCTGCAGGAACGCCGCTGGCACATCGTCTGGCCCATGCTGCTGTCGGCCTTTGGTTGGCTGTTCACGGCGTACTCGGCCAACCCCATCATGCAGCTGCTGGGCGTGTGCATGGCTTCGACGGGCGCTTACACGGCCATGTCCGTCTTCTGGACCACGCCGGACCGAGCCCTGAGCCTCGGTGCGCGCGCCATCGGCATCGCCGTCATCAACGCCACGGGCAATATCGGCTCGGCCCTGAACCCCGTCGTCGTGGGCTGGCTGAAGGACATCACGCACAGCTTTGCCACGGGCTTGCTGTACGCCAGCGTGCTGCTGGTGGCGGGCGCGGCCATCGTGCTGACCCTGCCGATTGCCCGCAGCGGCAAAACATATTCTTGA
- a CDS encoding helix-turn-helix domain-containing protein: MRYWRVERRQAEGQLDFGRTLELMAAIGHADVNAVAGAILKTVSTVAPIAQCTIFAYEFGNRPRTVAVADRRGGRFLQDIADSYARHYYALDGNQRVIAPAPGRKTDPAIVLHQQASDEIDHPGYRAACYQKPNVSDRLSLLLQPAGDIWLSVNFYRDSSQGKFLPGEVAGIETLSPLFAHAVKHHYSLNGQNTQGVAPMMLARLRQHCPALSKRELDVLRCVLEGLTAVEIAEIIGVQPSSVTTYQKRAYKRLGISSQRQLFALCMAPAPV, from the coding sequence ATGCGTTACTGGCGCGTCGAGCGGCGGCAGGCGGAAGGGCAGCTGGACTTCGGGCGTACCCTGGAGCTGATGGCCGCCATCGGCCATGCGGACGTGAATGCCGTCGCTGGGGCCATCCTGAAAACGGTCAGCACGGTCGCGCCGATTGCCCAGTGCACGATCTTTGCCTATGAATTCGGCAACCGGCCCCGCACGGTCGCCGTGGCTGACCGGCGCGGCGGACGTTTCCTGCAAGATATTGCCGACAGCTACGCGCGCCACTATTACGCGCTCGATGGCAACCAGCGCGTGATCGCGCCGGCGCCGGGGCGAAAAACCGATCCCGCCATCGTGCTGCACCAGCAGGCCAGCGACGAGATCGACCATCCCGGCTACCGCGCCGCCTGCTATCAAAAACCGAATGTCTCGGACCGGCTATCGCTGCTGCTGCAGCCGGCCGGCGATATCTGGCTGTCCGTCAATTTCTACCGCGACAGCAGCCAGGGCAAGTTCCTGCCCGGCGAAGTGGCGGGCATCGAAACCCTGTCACCGCTGTTTGCCCATGCCGTCAAGCATCACTACAGCCTGAACGGCCAGAATACGCAAGGCGTCGCGCCGATGATGCTGGCACGGCTGCGCCAGCATTGTCCCGCCTTGAGCAAGCGTGAACTGGACGTGCTGCGCTGCGTGCTAGAAGGCCTGACGGCCGTGGAAATCGCCGAGATCATCGGCGTGCAGCCGTCCAGCGTGACGACTTACCAGAAACGCGCGTATAAACGCCTGGGTATTTCCAGTCAGCGCCAGTTGTTCGCCCTGTGCATGGCGCCAGCACCCGTCTAG
- the msrA gene encoding peptide-methionine (S)-S-oxide reductase MsrA: MAQDNAQGNETAILAGGCFWGVQDLLRRYPGVLATRVGYSGGDVANATYRNHGTHAEAIEIIFDPNTISYRKILEFFFQIHDPSTEDRQGNDRGTSYRSAIYYTSDEQKRVAEDTIRDVDASGLWPGKVVTEVAPAGPFWEAEPEHQDYLQRLPHGYTCHYIRPDWVLPQRGQ, translated from the coding sequence ATGGCACAAGACAATGCACAAGGCAATGAAACCGCGATCCTGGCCGGCGGCTGCTTCTGGGGCGTGCAAGACTTGCTGCGCCGCTATCCGGGCGTGCTCGCCACGCGCGTGGGCTACAGCGGCGGCGACGTGGCCAACGCCACCTACCGCAACCACGGCACGCATGCGGAAGCGATCGAGATCATTTTCGACCCGAACACCATCAGCTACCGCAAGATCCTGGAATTTTTCTTCCAGATCCACGACCCCAGCACGGAAGACCGCCAGGGCAACGACCGCGGCACGAGCTACCGTTCGGCCATCTATTACACGAGCGACGAGCAAAAACGGGTGGCCGAAGACACCATCCGCGACGTCGACGCTTCCGGCCTGTGGCCCGGCAAGGTGGTGACGGAAGTGGCGCCTGCAGGTCCGTTCTGGGAAGCGGAACCCGAGCACCAGGATTATCTGCAGCGCTTGCCGCATGGCTATACCTGCCATTACATCCGGCCGGACTGGGTCTTGCCGCAGCGCGGGCAGTAA
- a CDS encoding MBL fold metallo-hydrolase encodes MPLKISRILHAGYVFECEGTAIAFDPIVENPFSRNCHAFPPVRFDLDAVRQLRWDAVFISHFHDDHCSLDSLDVLDRATPIYLYCVFDELFAMLRALGFSRVERLHVDVPVQVGSIEVIPRRALDDDVDSLFQVRAAGLNVLNVVDSWIGPETLEQLAAFAPWDMVLWPFQTMREIAVIAPSQAQPGPVDLPDDWVPQLRALAPRYIVPSSCQFVQEDWSWYNHAMFPVTYRRFADEIGAALPEAHIFRLDPSTAVLLDAHGVSSAEPLPWVIPVGPQDVDFDYRPDAPPPATADIARRFASLSDADAALVLDFCRHGLLERYRDMELPEDSYFQAPRVWRLSLYGHDGAATVLHYRTHGDLIDLVPDTGEAPGWTTEVPLVKCHAALVLGESLTSMYMRINDGPFDTATRDELDEADIVDDPLIRCLFNDAIGAYQAAQLKRLLAR; translated from the coding sequence ATGCCCCTGAAAATCTCCCGCATCCTGCACGCCGGCTATGTCTTCGAATGCGAAGGCACGGCCATCGCCTTCGACCCCATCGTCGAAAACCCGTTCAGCCGCAATTGCCACGCGTTTCCGCCCGTGCGCTTCGACCTCGACGCCGTGCGCCAGCTGCGCTGGGATGCCGTCTTCATCTCGCACTTCCACGACGACCACTGCTCGCTCGACAGCCTCGATGTGCTGGACCGCGCCACGCCCATCTATCTGTACTGCGTCTTCGACGAACTGTTCGCCATGCTGCGCGCGCTGGGTTTTAGCCGCGTCGAGCGGCTGCACGTCGACGTGCCTGTGCAGGTGGGCAGCATCGAAGTGATCCCGCGCCGCGCACTCGATGACGATGTCGACTCGCTGTTCCAGGTGCGCGCCGCCGGCCTGAATGTGCTCAACGTGGTCGATTCCTGGATCGGGCCGGAGACGCTCGAACAGCTGGCCGCCTTTGCGCCGTGGGACATGGTGCTGTGGCCATTCCAGACCATGCGCGAGATCGCCGTCATCGCGCCGTCGCAGGCGCAACCTGGCCCGGTCGACCTTCCCGACGACTGGGTGCCGCAGCTGCGCGCGCTGGCGCCACGGTACATCGTGCCCAGCTCTTGCCAGTTCGTGCAGGAAGACTGGTCCTGGTACAACCATGCGATGTTCCCGGTTACCTATCGCCGCTTTGCCGATGAAATCGGCGCCGCGCTGCCCGAGGCGCACATCTTCCGCCTCGATCCATCGACGGCCGTGCTGCTCGACGCGCACGGTGTGAGCAGTGCCGAACCCTTGCCCTGGGTCATCCCCGTGGGCCCGCAAGACGTGGATTTCGACTACCGCCCCGACGCGCCGCCGCCCGCCACGGCAGACATCGCGCGCCGTTTCGCGTCATTGAGCGACGCCGATGCGGCCTTGGTGCTCGATTTCTGCCGCCACGGTTTGCTGGAACGCTACCGCGACATGGAGCTGCCCGAAGACAGCTATTTCCAGGCTCCGCGTGTGTGGCGGCTGTCGCTGTACGGCCATGACGGCGCGGCCACGGTCCTGCATTACCGCACGCACGGCGACTTGATCGACCTCGTGCCGGACACGGGCGAGGCGCCCGGCTGGACCACCGAGGTGCCGCTGGTGAAATGCCATGCGGCGCTGGTGCTCGGTGAATCGCTCACCTCAATGTACATGCGCATCAACGATGGTCCTTTCGACACCGCCACGCGGGACGAACTGGACGAGGCCGACATCGTCGACGACCCGCTGATCCGCTGCCTGTTCAACGACGCCATCGGCGCCTACCAGGCGGCGCAGCTCAAACGCTTGCTGGCCCGCTGA